In a genomic window of uncultured Flavobacterium sp.:
- a CDS encoding bifunctional 3-deoxy-7-phosphoheptulonate synthase/chorismate mutase type II, whose product MENKKEMRKWLEDFNLNHPLVIAGPCSAETEDQVLKIAHELKDSKVSVFRAGIWKPRTRPGGFEGVGEIGLKWLQKAKKETGLLMGTEVATAAHCKLALEHDIDVLWVGARTTANPFAVQEIADTLKGTDKIVLVKNPVNPDLALWLGGVERLHMAGIEKLGVIHRGFSTYEKTKYRNIPEWQIAIELQNKFPDLPLIIDPSHITGDRKMIFEVTQEALDLNYDGMIIETHYDPDNAWSDAAQQVTPDALKQIIKDLTIRKTDDTTDEYSQKMTKLRANIDVLDANLLELLGKRMKVADEIGQVKKDANVAILQNNRWNEILGKMILEGEKKGLTEEFVLRMFKAIHQESIGHQEKIFNA is encoded by the coding sequence ATGGAAAATAAGAAAGAAATGAGAAAGTGGTTAGAAGATTTCAATTTAAATCACCCACTTGTGATAGCTGGACCATGTAGTGCAGAAACAGAAGATCAAGTATTGAAAATTGCTCACGAATTAAAAGATTCAAAAGTTAGTGTATTCAGAGCAGGAATCTGGAAACCAAGAACGCGTCCGGGAGGATTTGAAGGTGTTGGAGAAATTGGTTTAAAATGGTTACAAAAAGCTAAAAAAGAAACTGGTTTATTAATGGGAACTGAAGTTGCGACTGCAGCTCACTGTAAACTGGCTTTAGAACATGATATTGACGTTTTATGGGTTGGTGCTCGTACAACTGCAAACCCTTTTGCTGTTCAGGAAATTGCTGATACATTGAAAGGAACTGATAAAATCGTTTTGGTTAAAAACCCTGTAAACCCAGATTTAGCTTTATGGTTAGGTGGTGTAGAGCGTTTACATATGGCTGGAATCGAGAAGTTAGGAGTTATTCACAGAGGTTTCTCTACTTACGAAAAAACAAAATACAGAAACATTCCAGAATGGCAAATTGCTATCGAATTGCAAAATAAATTCCCTGATTTACCATTAATCATCGATCCATCTCACATTACCGGAGATCGTAAAATGATTTTTGAAGTAACGCAAGAGGCTTTAGATTTGAACTACGATGGTATGATTATCGAAACGCACTACGATCCGGACAATGCTTGGTCTGATGCTGCTCAACAAGTTACTCCAGATGCTTTGAAGCAAATCATTAAAGATTTGACTATCAGAAAAACGGATGATACTACAGATGAGTACAGCCAAAAAATGACTAAACTAAGAGCTAACATCGATGTTCTTGATGCTAACTTATTAGAGTTATTAGGAAAACGTATGAAAGTTGCTGACGAAATTGGTCAAGTGAAAAAAGATGCAAACGTAGCAATTCTTCAAAACAACCGTTGGAACGAAATCTTAGGAAAAATGATTCTTGAAGGAGAGAAAAAAGGTCTTACTGAAGAGTTTGTTTTGAGAATGTTCAAAGCAATTCACCAGGAAAGTATTGGTCACCAAGAGAAAATTTTCAACGCATAA
- a CDS encoding prephenate dehydrogenase, whose product MKVYVIGIGLIGGSMVLDIKDQHPNATIFGIDNNEKHLQEAIDLGVIDQAGSFEDLAEADFVIVSVPVDVALTVLPKVLDLVGDKTIVFEVGSTKKPICDAVANHPKRRNFIATHPIAGTEFSGPSAAIKGLFKGKTNIICEVEKTTFKLQEKALQLFSEIGMRIRYMDPTSHDKHIAYVSHLSHISSFMLGKTVMNKEKDEQDIFDMAGSGFESTVRLAKSSPAMWTPIFKQNKEHVIETLEEYISNLSRFRDLLKDENYNAIFEEMESTNKIKEILNGLTIKK is encoded by the coding sequence ATGAAAGTATACGTAATAGGAATAGGGTTAATAGGAGGTTCGATGGTGCTGGACATCAAAGATCAACATCCAAACGCGACTATTTTTGGAATAGATAATAACGAAAAACATTTGCAGGAAGCGATTGATTTAGGCGTTATCGATCAGGCAGGAAGTTTTGAAGATTTGGCGGAAGCTGATTTTGTAATTGTTTCGGTTCCTGTGGATGTTGCGCTGACGGTTTTGCCTAAAGTGCTTGATTTGGTTGGTGATAAAACAATTGTTTTTGAAGTTGGATCGACTAAAAAACCAATTTGTGATGCAGTTGCAAATCATCCGAAAAGAAGAAATTTTATTGCAACGCATCCAATTGCAGGAACGGAGTTTTCAGGACCTTCGGCGGCGATAAAAGGTTTGTTTAAAGGAAAAACAAATATCATTTGTGAGGTGGAAAAAACCACTTTTAAATTGCAGGAAAAGGCATTACAGCTTTTTAGCGAAATTGGAATGAGGATTCGATATATGGATCCAACTTCGCACGATAAACACATTGCTTACGTTTCGCATTTGTCGCACATTAGTTCGTTTATGCTTGGGAAAACGGTAATGAATAAGGAAAAAGACGAACAGGATATTTTTGATATGGCGGGAAGTGGATTTGAAAGTACGGTTCGTCTAGCAAAAAGTTCTCCGGCAATGTGGACACCAATTTTTAAGCAAAACAAAGAACACGTTATTGAAACATTAGAAGAATATATTTCAAATCTGAGTCGGTTTAGAGATTTGCTGAAAGACGAAAATTACAATGCCATTTTTGAAGAAATGGAAAGCACAAATAAAATTAAAGAGATATTAAACGGATTAACAATTAAAAAATAA
- a CDS encoding aminotransferase class I/II-fold pyridoxal phosphate-dependent enzyme, which yields MITTAKRLDTVEEYYFSSKLREVRQLQSEGKSIINMGIGSPDLSPSKAVIEAVAAAIQDENGHGYQSYQGLPELRKGMADFYQNQFGVELNPNNEILPLMGSKEGIMHISLAFLNEGDHVLIPNPGYPTYTSVTNLVGAVPVYYDLKEANAWEPDFEALEKLDLSKVKIMWLGYPHMPTGARGSLVLFEKLVAFAKKHNILLINDNPYSFVLNDNPMSLLQVEGAKEVALELNSLSKTFNMAGWRVGMVLGNPEIIDAVLKVKSNMDSGMFYGIQKGAVAALNCDKSWFEDQNKIYRRRRELTEKLAEKLGCKVYKEGVGLFVWAKLPEGIESSEKFIDEILYEKHIFITPGTIFGSNGEGYIRFSLCVKEEKVQEAIDRF from the coding sequence ATGATTACAACAGCAAAAAGATTAGATACAGTTGAAGAATACTACTTCTCATCAAAATTGAGAGAAGTTCGTCAACTACAATCTGAAGGAAAATCTATCATCAATATGGGAATCGGAAGCCCTGATTTGAGTCCGTCGAAAGCAGTAATTGAAGCAGTCGCTGCAGCAATTCAAGACGAAAACGGACATGGTTATCAAAGCTATCAGGGATTACCGGAATTGAGAAAAGGGATGGCAGATTTTTATCAGAATCAGTTTGGTGTTGAGTTAAATCCGAATAACGAGATTTTGCCTTTGATGGGTTCGAAAGAAGGAATTATGCACATTTCGTTAGCTTTTTTAAATGAAGGCGATCACGTTTTAATTCCGAATCCAGGTTATCCAACTTATACATCGGTAACTAATTTGGTTGGAGCGGTTCCGGTTTATTATGATCTAAAAGAAGCAAATGCCTGGGAGCCGGATTTTGAAGCTTTGGAAAAATTAGATCTTTCGAAAGTAAAAATTATGTGGCTGGGATATCCGCACATGCCAACAGGAGCGAGAGGAAGTTTAGTGTTATTTGAAAAATTGGTTGCTTTTGCTAAAAAACACAACATATTATTGATCAACGACAATCCGTATAGTTTTGTTTTGAATGATAATCCAATGAGTTTATTGCAAGTTGAAGGAGCAAAAGAAGTGGCTTTGGAATTGAATTCACTTAGTAAAACATTCAACATGGCAGGTTGGAGAGTTGGAATGGTTTTGGGAAATCCTGAAATTATCGATGCGGTTCTAAAAGTAAAAAGTAACATGGACAGCGGAATGTTCTACGGAATTCAGAAAGGTGCAGTTGCAGCGTTGAATTGCGATAAATCTTGGTTCGAAGATCAAAATAAAATTTACAGACGCCGCCGTGAATTAACAGAAAAACTAGCAGAAAAATTAGGTTGCAAAGTTTATAAAGAAGGTGTTGGACTTTTTGTTTGGGCGAAACTTCCGGAAGGAATTGAATCATCAGAAAAGTTCATTGACGAAATATTATACGAGAAACACATTTTCATCACACCGGGAACGATCTTCGGAAGCAATGGTGAAGGATATATTAGATTCTCACTGTGTGTAAAAGAAGAAAAAGTACAAGAAGCGATTGACCGATTTTAG
- a CDS encoding VIT domain-containing protein translates to MKLKLFPSAQGNLQMNLSVLLFFLFFIGTKTFAQSPELTVKGEEAEKVRMNKLFVNVKVVGNIAYTTAEMHFFNSGTRQMEAELIFPLPENVSVSRYAIDINGKMREAVPVNKNKGKQVFEAIEHRRVDPGLLEKVDGNNFRTRIYPLVPNGERTVIIGYEEELSAFDKDNLVYQLVSRYPKKLDNFSVKISVIGVSTSPKITEKSTRISFSKWNQSFEASFEKENYQPDEKLVFEVPIQNNTPSVLTQDAGGQYYFYGNVFIEGNAKSRKTPSSIGLIWDNSLSCQNRDLKKELDLLDAYFQKIKNTKVTLYFLNYTFEKQKDFVISNGNWSELKTVLENTKYDGGTRYSQLNFANHDQYLFSTDGLSSLSESSFPKTKKAVFTISSSVSADFAFLNYSSSQTGGNFINLNQLSTENALDKLISTNLKFLGIKENLLITDLFPMEGTSVSGNFSFSGISLNPKNEITLLFGNGDDAILERKITFDEANQNASEVNIEKLWAQKKIANLELQYDKNAEEIETLGKKYGIITKNTSLIVLENLQDYIMYDIIPPAELRAEFDKIKKQEQDSRLAKQTSNWENVGGYFTALNYWWKLDTKYVAPKVLPKSKKKRGSGTINGDSDAVLTVDEPIGAGQASEVMEDNVVYNAAPVSAMRLESVENQAKKEKSYRPAKNIAPGLTNTMTQSVVKPEGAKTEQEDDYSKTIVRGYLSDSKNKELLIIVDGQIFDGRLEDIVNANMLSVDKITDPSITSIYGSRAADGIISVTTKNPNKFKIWNPDRLYLKALAAAPKEKQYDLYFELRKAQERNPSFYFDVAHFFYNQGDVKKALQIISNIADLGLENHQLYKTLTYTLRQWQDYDDAVFTAKQVVKWRSHEPQSLRDYALTLEDDGKYQEAFDELIKALEVNYYGEMRSHYEGVEDIILMDLNRMITEHSGLKTEKLDKKYLDKMPVDIRIIMNWNQMDVDLDLHVIEPNGEECYYGHKSTVAGARFSKDFTRGYGPEQYLIRNAIKGNYKIKTNYFGETKLTEDGPATIMVEIYTTKAGKTSKTLKTLQLGKIKENEILAEIVW, encoded by the coding sequence ATGAAATTAAAACTGTTTCCGTCTGCACAAGGCAATCTTCAAATGAATTTGAGTGTATTGCTTTTCTTTTTGTTTTTTATTGGAACAAAAACTTTTGCACAAAGTCCTGAACTTACCGTTAAAGGAGAAGAGGCAGAGAAAGTGAGAATGAACAAACTTTTCGTCAATGTAAAAGTGGTTGGCAACATCGCCTATACAACTGCCGAAATGCACTTTTTTAATTCGGGAACTCGCCAGATGGAAGCAGAACTTATTTTTCCGTTGCCGGAAAATGTTTCGGTTTCAAGATATGCGATTGATATTAATGGCAAAATGCGTGAAGCAGTTCCGGTTAATAAAAATAAAGGAAAACAGGTTTTTGAAGCCATCGAACATCGTCGTGTTGATCCGGGATTGTTGGAGAAAGTAGATGGAAATAATTTTAGAACCAGAATTTATCCTTTAGTGCCAAACGGAGAACGAACTGTAATAATTGGTTACGAAGAAGAACTTTCAGCTTTTGATAAAGATAATTTGGTGTATCAATTGGTGAGTCGTTATCCTAAAAAGTTAGATAATTTTTCGGTGAAGATTTCTGTTATTGGAGTTTCAACTTCTCCAAAAATTACCGAAAAATCAACGAGAATTTCTTTCTCAAAATGGAATCAGTCTTTTGAAGCTTCTTTCGAAAAAGAAAATTATCAGCCGGATGAAAAATTAGTTTTTGAAGTTCCAATACAAAATAATACACCGAGTGTTTTGACCCAAGATGCAGGCGGTCAGTATTATTTTTATGGAAATGTTTTTATTGAAGGTAATGCTAAATCAAGAAAAACACCTTCTTCAATTGGTTTAATCTGGGATAATTCTCTGAGCTGTCAGAATCGTGATCTTAAAAAAGAATTGGACTTATTAGACGCTTATTTTCAAAAGATAAAAAATACAAAAGTGACTTTGTACTTTTTGAATTACACTTTTGAAAAGCAAAAAGATTTTGTTATTTCTAATGGAAATTGGAGTGAATTAAAAACGGTTTTAGAAAACACAAAATACGATGGCGGAACCCGTTATTCGCAATTGAATTTTGCAAATCATGATCAGTATTTATTTTCTACAGATGGTTTATCGTCATTGAGTGAAAGCTCATTTCCAAAAACTAAAAAAGCGGTGTTTACCATTTCGTCTTCTGTCTCGGCTGACTTTGCTTTTTTAAATTATTCCTCTTCACAAACGGGAGGGAATTTCATCAATCTAAATCAATTGAGTACCGAAAATGCTTTAGATAAATTGATTAGTACAAATTTGAAATTTTTGGGCATAAAAGAAAATCTTTTAATTACTGATTTATTTCCGATGGAAGGAACTTCGGTTTCAGGGAATTTTAGTTTTTCGGGAATATCATTAAATCCGAAAAATGAAATTACGTTGTTGTTTGGTAATGGCGATGATGCTATTTTGGAAAGAAAAATAACTTTTGATGAAGCAAATCAAAATGCAAGTGAGGTTAATATTGAAAAACTTTGGGCGCAAAAGAAAATCGCAAATCTTGAATTGCAATACGACAAAAATGCTGAAGAAATTGAAACTTTAGGAAAGAAATACGGAATAATTACCAAAAATACTTCGTTGATTGTTCTGGAAAATCTTCAGGATTATATTATGTATGATATTATTCCTCCTGCAGAATTACGTGCAGAATTTGACAAAATAAAAAAACAGGAACAAGACAGTCGTCTGGCAAAACAAACTAGTAACTGGGAAAATGTAGGTGGTTATTTTACAGCATTAAATTATTGGTGGAAACTTGATACAAAATATGTAGCCCCAAAAGTTTTGCCAAAGTCAAAGAAAAAGAGAGGTTCGGGAACAATAAATGGTGATTCAGATGCTGTTTTGACAGTTGATGAGCCTATTGGAGCAGGACAGGCAAGTGAAGTTATGGAAGATAATGTAGTATATAACGCAGCACCAGTATCTGCAATGAGATTGGAGTCTGTAGAAAATCAAGCCAAAAAAGAAAAATCATACCGACCTGCAAAAAATATTGCTCCAGGATTAACTAATACTATGACGCAATCTGTTGTTAAACCCGAAGGAGCCAAAACGGAACAAGAAGACGATTATAGTAAAACTATCGTGAGAGGATATTTGTCTGATAGTAAAAACAAGGAACTTTTAATAATTGTTGATGGACAAATTTTTGATGGAAGACTCGAAGATATAGTAAATGCAAATATGCTTTCGGTCGATAAAATTACAGATCCTTCTATTACCTCTATTTATGGCAGTCGAGCGGCAGATGGGATTATTAGTGTTACTACAAAAAATCCGAATAAGTTTAAAATTTGGAATCCGGACAGATTGTATTTGAAAGCTTTGGCTGCAGCTCCAAAAGAAAAACAATATGATTTGTATTTTGAATTAAGAAAAGCACAGGAAAGAAATCCAAGTTTTTATTTTGATGTAGCACACTTTTTCTACAATCAGGGCGATGTTAAAAAAGCATTGCAGATAATCAGTAATATTGCCGATTTGGGTTTAGAAAATCATCAGTTATATAAAACATTAACTTATACTTTACGTCAGTGGCAGGATTATGATGATGCAGTATTTACAGCAAAACAAGTTGTGAAATGGAGATCGCATGAACCGCAGAGTTTACGCGATTATGCATTGACTCTTGAAGATGACGGAAAATATCAGGAAGCTTTTGATGAATTGATCAAAGCGTTGGAGGTGAATTATTATGGCGAAATGCGCAGTCATTATGAAGGTGTTGAAGATATTATATTAATGGATTTGAATCGAATGATTACAGAACATTCGGGATTGAAAACCGAAAAATTAGATAAAAAATATCTTGACAAAATGCCGGTTGATATTAGAATAATAATGAACTGGAATCAAATGGATGTCGATTTAGATCTTCATGTAATTGAACCAAATGGCGAAGAATGTTATTACGGTCATAAGAGTACTGTGGCGGGTGCGAGATTTTCAAAAGACTTTACGCGAGGTTACGGACCTGAACAGTATTTAATTCGAAATGCTATTAAAGGAAATTATAAAATCAAAACGAATTATTTTGGCGAAACAAAATTAACAGAAGATGGTCCAGCAACCATTATGGTAGAAATTTACACAACCAAAGCCGGAAAAACGTCAAAAACTTTAAAAACACTTCAGTTAGGAAAAATCAAAGAGAATGAAATTTTAGCAGAAATCGTTTGGTAA
- the rsgA gene encoding ribosome small subunit-dependent GTPase A produces the protein MTGLVYKSTGSWYTVKSEKGDFIECRMKGKFRMKGIKSTNPIAVGDIVDYELEETSDTLTGTIHHIHERKNYIVRKSVNLSHQMHIIASNIDRVFLLITINNPPTTFNFIDRFLVTAEAYNIETILVFNKIDTFDEATLEDQLYMQYVYQQIGYKCLRVSSTEMKGVDELKEMMIGKVSMFSGHSGVGKSTLVNAMEPSLHLKTKTISEASKQGQHTTTFAEMYDLSFNAKIIDTPGIKGFGIVDMEKEEISGYFPEFFKLKDQCKFNNCLHKEEPHCAIKAALEKDEIAWSRYNSYLKILEGDDENYRTDSYDEDRKASDELRK, from the coding sequence ATGACAGGACTCGTATATAAATCTACAGGAAGTTGGTACACGGTAAAATCTGAAAAAGGTGATTTTATAGAATGCCGTATGAAAGGGAAGTTTAGGATGAAAGGTATTAAAAGTACAAATCCTATTGCTGTAGGCGATATTGTAGATTATGAACTCGAAGAAACTTCAGATACTTTAACGGGAACGATTCATCATATTCACGAAAGAAAGAATTACATCGTTCGTAAATCGGTTAATTTATCACATCAAATGCATATTATCGCATCAAATATTGATCGCGTTTTTTTATTGATTACGATTAATAACCCGCCAACAACATTCAACTTTATTGATCGTTTTTTGGTAACAGCTGAAGCTTATAATATTGAAACGATTTTGGTTTTTAATAAAATAGATACTTTTGACGAAGCCACACTCGAAGATCAATTGTATATGCAATACGTTTATCAGCAAATTGGTTATAAATGTCTTCGTGTTTCTTCTACAGAAATGAAAGGTGTCGATGAATTAAAAGAAATGATGATTGGCAAAGTAAGTATGTTTTCGGGACATTCAGGTGTTGGAAAATCGACTTTGGTAAACGCAATGGAACCTTCATTACATCTTAAAACCAAAACTATTTCTGAAGCCAGTAAGCAAGGTCAGCATACGACTACTTTTGCTGAAATGTATGATTTGTCTTTTAATGCAAAAATTATCGATACTCCGGGAATTAAAGGTTTTGGAATCGTTGATATGGAGAAAGAAGAAATCAGTGGTTATTTTCCGGAATTCTTCAAATTAAAAGATCAATGTAAATTCAATAATTGCTTGCATAAAGAAGAGCCACATTGTGCTATAAAAGCAGCTTTAGAAAAAGACGAGATTGCTTGGTCTCGTTACAATAGTTACTTGAAGATCTTAGAAGGTGATGATGAAAATTATCGTACAGATTCTTATGATGAAGATCGAAAAGCAAGTGACGAACTTAGGAAATAA
- the dtd gene encoding D-aminoacyl-tRNA deacylase, with protein sequence MKIVLQRVSQASVTVDEKKIADIQKGLLVLVGIEDADTQEDIDWLVGKIIKMRIFGDENDVMNCSVQDIDGDIIVVSQFTLHASTKKGNRPSYIKAAKPEFAIPMYENFVKSLEKDFNKKVQTGIFGADMKVNLLNDGPVTILMDSKNRD encoded by the coding sequence ATGAAAATTGTTCTTCAAAGAGTTTCCCAAGCATCAGTAACAGTTGATGAAAAAAAAATAGCAGACATTCAAAAAGGATTATTGGTTTTAGTTGGAATTGAAGATGCCGACACTCAAGAAGATATTGACTGGCTTGTTGGAAAAATCATAAAAATGAGAATTTTTGGTGACGAAAATGATGTGATGAACTGCTCGGTTCAGGATATCGATGGAGATATTATAGTTGTAAGCCAGTTTACACTTCATGCTTCTACAAAAAAAGGGAATCGCCCTTCTTATATAAAAGCTGCAAAACCTGAATTTGCAATTCCGATGTATGAAAATTTTGTAAAATCGTTAGAAAAGGATTTTAATAAAAAAGTACAAACCGGAATTTTTGGTGCTGATATGAAGGTTAATCTCTTAAATGACGGGCCTGTAACAATTTTAATGGACAGTAAAAACAGAGATTAA
- a CDS encoding prephenate dehydratase, producing MTTKIAIQGIKGSFHHQVVKEYFSENVEIDECLSFEELIDSLLSGKTDQAVMAIENSIAGPIIPNYALIDKNNLHIIGEHYLNISQNLMALKGQKIEDIKEVHSHPMAILQCMDFLKQYPNIKLVEDKDTAETARRIQEKQLTGIAAIGSKVASEMYDLDIIAPEIQTIKNNMTRFVIIKKQNSFLPENEINRASIKFELDHKRGSLAAVLNVMSDCKLNLTKIQSLPKIETPWKYSFFVDVTFEKYEDFAKAKSLLNIMAEYLKVLGEYKNTKP from the coding sequence ATGACAACTAAAATTGCAATACAAGGTATAAAAGGTTCATTTCATCATCAGGTTGTGAAAGAGTATTTCTCTGAAAATGTGGAAATTGATGAATGTTTATCTTTTGAAGAATTAATTGATAGCTTGCTTTCCGGAAAAACTGATCAAGCAGTTATGGCGATTGAAAATTCGATTGCAGGGCCAATTATTCCGAATTATGCTTTGATTGACAAGAATAATTTACACATAATTGGAGAGCATTATTTAAATATTAGTCAAAATTTAATGGCTTTAAAAGGTCAGAAAATTGAAGATATAAAAGAAGTTCATTCACATCCAATGGCAATTTTGCAATGTATGGATTTCTTAAAACAATATCCGAACATTAAGTTGGTTGAAGACAAAGATACCGCTGAAACAGCAAGAAGAATTCAGGAAAAACAACTAACCGGAATCGCAGCAATTGGAAGTAAAGTAGCTTCGGAAATGTATGATCTTGATATTATCGCACCGGAAATTCAAACGATTAAAAACAATATGACTCGTTTTGTGATTATCAAAAAGCAGAATTCATTTTTGCCGGAAAACGAAATCAACAGAGCATCAATCAAATTTGAATTAGATCACAAAAGAGGAAGTTTAGCAGCAGTTTTGAATGTAATGAGCGATTGCAAACTGAATTTGACAAAAATTCAATCGCTTCCAAAAATTGAAACACCTTGGAAATATTCATTTTTCGTAGATGTAACATTCGAGAAATACGAAGATTTTGCAAAAGCCAAATCTTTATTAAATATAATGGCAGAGTATTTAAAGGTTTTAGGAGAATATAAAAACACCAAACCTTAA
- a CDS encoding DUF3857 domain-containing protein: protein MKTFVFALLFFFVTLLSSAQKGEYPVSKISDSLKENANAVVRLDQLDIIIASQRDMTLKTQRIVTVLNEKGLEDINAYQHYDKTTGIKSIEAVVYDELGNEIKKIRKKDFKDQSAVSGSTLFSDSRVIYLDYTPISYPFTIVYTSEVETSNTAFIPKWYFLSGYNVSIEKSVLNVSYPNNLGFKKKEFQFSDFKINKTVDSDTKLSYTAVNIYARKGEDYSPSAEDLFPKVMMGLEHFHLEGVDGTATTWEAFGKWYSEKILAGTTVLPEETVTKIKALVGDEKDPIKKAKIIYEYVQKKSRYVNIAIGIGGWKPMLASDVDRLGYGDCKALSNYTKALLQTVDVPSYNTILYGDRYKSNIQSDFVSMQGNHMILAIPNGNSYTFLECTSQDDPFGYQGTFTDDRDVLVVKPEGGVIVRTTIYADPGNTQKDKGFYTIDENGNFSGAISVISEGSQYSSKAQVETLQPTEKEAHYKKYWDNINNLKLGKITFTNDKENIRFTEDIQVSAISYATISANKMIFPIDAFNQSSGNVKRIRNRKNPFQIQRGYLDTDEIEINLPAGFTIEFLPSNFELKGKFGEYKTEIIKKENNKLTYKRSMFLNKGKYSSKEYDEYRLFMEQVSRNDNAKIILTKN from the coding sequence ATGAAAACCTTTGTTTTTGCGTTACTTTTCTTCTTTGTTACGCTTCTTTCTTCTGCCCAAAAAGGCGAATATCCTGTTTCAAAAATCTCCGATAGTCTTAAAGAAAATGCCAATGCTGTAGTCCGTTTGGATCAATTGGATATTATTATTGCTTCACAGCGTGATATGACTTTGAAAACCCAGAGAATTGTAACGGTTTTAAATGAGAAAGGTCTTGAGGATATCAACGCTTATCAACACTATGATAAAACAACTGGTATAAAAAGTATTGAAGCAGTTGTTTATGACGAGCTTGGTAATGAAATCAAAAAGATTAGAAAAAAAGATTTTAAAGATCAAAGTGCTGTCAGCGGAAGCACTCTTTTTTCAGATAGTCGAGTAATTTATTTAGATTATACTCCAATTTCGTATCCATTTACGATTGTATATACTAGTGAAGTCGAAACTTCAAATACTGCTTTTATTCCAAAATGGTATTTTTTGAGCGGTTATAATGTTAGTATAGAGAAATCTGTCTTAAATGTTTCTTATCCAAATAACCTGGGATTTAAAAAGAAAGAATTTCAGTTTTCTGATTTTAAAATAAATAAAACGGTAGATAGCGATACAAAACTTAGTTACACTGCAGTAAATATTTATGCCAGAAAAGGAGAAGACTACAGTCCATCTGCAGAAGATCTTTTCCCTAAAGTTATGATGGGATTAGAGCATTTTCACTTAGAAGGTGTAGACGGAACTGCTACAACATGGGAAGCGTTTGGTAAATGGTACAGTGAAAAAATTCTTGCAGGAACGACAGTTTTACCTGAAGAAACTGTGACTAAAATAAAAGCATTGGTTGGTGATGAAAAAGATCCAATCAAGAAAGCCAAAATTATCTACGAGTATGTTCAGAAAAAATCAAGATATGTAAATATTGCAATTGGTATTGGAGGCTGGAAACCTATGCTTGCTTCTGATGTAGATCGATTGGGATATGGAGATTGTAAAGCATTGTCAAATTATACAAAAGCACTTTTGCAGACCGTTGATGTTCCTTCTTATAATACTATTTTATATGGAGATCGTTACAAGTCGAATATTCAATCTGATTTTGTTTCGATGCAGGGAAATCACATGATATTAGCAATTCCAAATGGGAATAGTTATACATTTCTTGAATGTACAAGTCAGGATGATCCTTTTGGGTATCAAGGAACTTTTACGGATGATAGAGATGTTTTGGTCGTTAAACCAGAAGGTGGTGTAATTGTTAGAACTACAATTTATGCTGATCCTGGTAATACACAAAAAGATAAAGGTTTTTATACTATTGATGAAAACGGAAATTTCTCCGGAGCAATTTCTGTTATTTCAGAAGGATCACAATATAGTTCTAAAGCACAAGTTGAAACTTTGCAACCAACAGAAAAAGAAGCTCATTACAAGAAATATTGGGACAATATCAATAATTTGAAATTGGGTAAAATAACTTTTACAAACGACAAAGAAAATATTCGTTTTACAGAAGATATTCAGGTAAGCGCAATAAGTTACGCGACAATTTCTGCTAATAAGATGATTTTTCCAATTGACGCCTTCAATCAAAGTTCAGGTAATGTAAAGAGAATCCGAAATAGAAAGAATCCATTTCAAATTCAGCGTGGTTACTTAGATACAGATGAAATCGAAATCAATCTGCCAGCAGGTTTTACCATTGAATTTTTGCCTTCGAACTTTGAATTAAAAGGCAAATTTGGAGAATACAAAACCGAAATCATTAAAAAAGAAAATAATAAACTGACCTACAAACGCTCGATGTTTTTAAATAAAGGAAAATATTCAAGTAAAGAATACGATGAATATCGCCTTTTTATGGAGCAAGTGTCAAGAAACGATAACGCCAAAATTATATTAACCAAGAACTAG